Part of the Pyramidobacter piscolens W5455 genome is shown below.
TGATCACGAAACGGGAAGGAGATTCGGAGAATGGAGCCGGTCGAGTTTCGGGAAATCGCCATGATCCTCGCCGTCGGCGAGGAGTTGAGCTTCACGCGCGCCGCGGAGAAAAACTATATCTCCCAGCCGGCGCTCAGCAAGATCGTGCGCAAGGTGGAAAAAAATCTCGGCGCCGCCATCTTCGACCGCGGCTCTTCGCCGCTCCGCATCACGCCCGAAGGACAGCGCTTCATCGAGTACTTCCGCCGCCTCGAACAGGTGCGGAACGAGCTCGAGAAATACTGCGAAAGCCTGCGCCGTCAAAAGAAGGCTGATCTCGTCATCGGCGCGCCGTCGTTCTTCTGCACCTATGTGCTGCCGCCGCTCGTGGCGTCGTTTCAGATGGAACATCCCGGTTTCTCCGCCAAGCTCATCGAGACCAACGACGCCGAGTTGCGCGAGCTGCTTCGCGCCGGCGTGCTCGACCTCGGCCTGACAGTCGAAGAAAACATGCCCGCCGATCTGCAATCCTTTGTCCTGAAAAACGAGTCCATCGTCCTTGCGGTGCCGCGCGCCAATCCGATCAACGCCCGGCTGCGGGATCTCGCCCTCGACGAGAGCGACCTCCGCGACGGTCTGGTCAACGAGGACGCTCCCTGCGTGTCGATCGGGGCCTTCGCCGGCGAGCGCTTTCTGCTCCTCAAGCCGGGCAACGACATCCGCGCCCGCGGGCTGAAAATCTGTCACGATGCCGGCTTCGAGCCGCAGATCGTGATGGAGCTGGACCAGCTGCTCACGGCTTACCGTCTGGCCGAGGCGGGGCTTGGCGTGGCGTTCATCCGCGCCTCCATCCCCTGCTGCGCCGGTTTTTCGCCGGATCTCTGCCTGTACCGCCTCGACCATCCCGACACGCAGCGACGGATCCGGGTGATCTTCAACGACCGGGCCCTCGCCAGCGAACGGCAGAAGAGTTTTGTCACCCATCTCAAAAGCTGCCCGGAAGCCCGGTGAACGCCAGGGCATTCCATTCCGAACACATTTCCATGCGCGACTGGCTATTGGATTTTTTCCGCCGCGCCGATTTAGAATAAGTCCATATCGATTCCTCATCCTGCACCATTACGACGAAAGGCGGCATTCCTCATGAATATCGTTGAAAAGTTTGCCATGCTCGGCATCGATAACGCGCCCGGCCAGGAAAGCCTGCAGAAGTCCGAACGGCTCGA
Proteins encoded:
- a CDS encoding LysR family transcriptional regulator gives rise to the protein MEPVEFREIAMILAVGEELSFTRAAEKNYISQPALSKIVRKVEKNLGAAIFDRGSSPLRITPEGQRFIEYFRRLEQVRNELEKYCESLRRQKKADLVIGAPSFFCTYVLPPLVASFQMEHPGFSAKLIETNDAELRELLRAGVLDLGLTVEENMPADLQSFVLKNESIVLAVPRANPINARLRDLALDESDLRDGLVNEDAPCVSIGAFAGERFLLLKPGNDIRARGLKICHDAGFEPQIVMELDQLLTAYRLAEAGLGVAFIRASIPCCAGFSPDLCLYRLDHPDTQRRIRVIFNDRALASERQKSFVTHLKSCPEAR